The Azospirillum brasilense genome window below encodes:
- a CDS encoding DsbA family oxidoreductase, translating to MLIETYADLICPWCYIGKRRLARALADRPRVQVELRWQPFQLNPDMAPGGMERSAYLAAKFGGTERARQIHLVVEETAERDGLPLRLDRIRRTPNSFDGHRLIRIAARHGLGDRMADALFHAYFVDGLDIGDRDTLAATAAGLGFDFAEIKTLLTGDAETTAVFNADATARQLGLQAVPCYIFNRRYALSGAQEPASFLPLLDLGVEEQEGVTAAAD from the coding sequence ATGCTGATCGAAACCTACGCCGACCTGATCTGCCCCTGGTGCTACATCGGAAAGCGGCGGCTTGCCCGCGCGCTGGCCGACCGGCCCCGCGTCCAGGTGGAATTGCGCTGGCAGCCCTTCCAGCTCAACCCGGACATGGCGCCGGGCGGCATGGAGCGCAGCGCCTATCTGGCGGCCAAGTTCGGCGGCACGGAGCGGGCGCGGCAGATCCATCTGGTGGTCGAGGAAACGGCGGAGCGCGACGGCCTGCCGCTGCGGCTGGACCGCATCCGGCGCACGCCCAACAGCTTCGACGGTCATCGGCTGATCCGCATCGCCGCCCGCCACGGGCTGGGCGACCGGATGGCGGACGCGCTGTTCCACGCCTATTTCGTGGACGGGCTGGACATCGGCGACCGCGACACGCTGGCCGCGACCGCCGCCGGCCTGGGTTTCGATTTCGCGGAGATCAAGACCCTGCTGACCGGCGATGCGGAGACCACGGCGGTCTTCAACGCCGACGCCACGGCGCGCCAGTTGGGCCTTCAGGCGGTGCCTTGCTATATCTTCAACCGGCGTTACGCGCTGTCCGGCGCGCAGGAGCCCGCCAGCTTCCTCCCGCTTCTCGACCTCGGGGTGGAGGAGCAGGAAGGCGTGACGGCGGCGGCCGACTGA
- the arfB gene encoding alternative ribosome rescue aminoacyl-tRNA hydrolase ArfB, which translates to MIRVTPRISLDESELQESFIRASGPGGQHVNKTDSAVQLRFDVAASPNIPDDVKARLVRLAGSRMTAAGVLIIVGDTYRSQLRNREDVRERLIDLIRDATVVPKSRRPTKPTLGSKKRRLEAKGQRSDIKRLRSGKPED; encoded by the coding sequence ATGATCCGGGTCACCCCGCGCATCAGCCTGGACGAAAGCGAGCTTCAGGAAAGCTTCATCCGCGCGTCCGGTCCCGGCGGCCAGCACGTCAACAAGACGGACAGCGCCGTCCAACTGCGCTTCGACGTGGCGGCCTCGCCGAACATCCCCGACGATGTGAAGGCCCGGCTGGTCCGGCTGGCCGGTTCGCGCATGACCGCGGCGGGCGTGCTGATCATCGTCGGCGACACCTACCGCAGCCAGCTGCGCAACCGCGAGGATGTGCGCGAGCGTCTGATCGACCTGATCCGCGACGCGACGGTGGTGCCCAAGAGCCGACGCCCGACCAAGCCGACCCTCGGCTCCAAGAAGCGTCGCCTGGAGGCCAAGGGTCAGCGGTCGGACATCAAGCGTCTGCGCTCCGGCAAGCCGGAGGATTGA
- a CDS encoding PRC-barrel domain-containing protein, whose translation MRKVAVPVLSAVALLALGGCAETSSWFGGGSEQASRPMSEQSLQTASRIEPQAMLGKSVVAYDGQKVGQVEDVLFNRSNRPSQLVVSTGGIMGIGGRNVALDIDNVRYNQQQDALVATQLTKDQFANLPEFQYGGNMVSLNRQKTAH comes from the coding sequence ATGCGTAAGGTTGCTGTTCCGGTCCTGTCGGCGGTCGCGCTTTTGGCTTTGGGGGGCTGCGCCGAGACGTCGAGCTGGTTCGGTGGGGGAAGCGAGCAGGCATCCCGCCCGATGTCCGAGCAATCGCTCCAGACCGCCTCGCGGATCGAGCCGCAGGCCATGCTGGGCAAGTCTGTCGTCGCCTATGACGGGCAGAAGGTGGGGCAGGTCGAGGATGTCCTGTTCAACCGCAGCAACCGCCCGAGCCAACTCGTGGTCTCGACCGGCGGCATCATGGGCATCGGCGGGCGCAACGTGGCGCTGGATATCGACAACGTCCGCTACAACCAGCAGCAGGACGCCCTCGTGGCGACACAGCTCACCAAGGACCAGTTCGCCAACCTGCCGGAGTTCCAGTATGGCGGGAACATGGTCTCGCTGAACCGGCAGAAGACCGCTCATTGA
- a CDS encoding AI-2E family transporter yields MAEDTARRLQARPIPVPKAAPPASTQTTLLVIALVVATLYLGSDILVPIALAVLLTFVLAPIVSRLERLRLGRVPSVLAVVVLVFAGIAGFGMVVGGQIADLANNLPSYQKNVHDKLDSLRSRATSAGSGGVVQQATEAFRDLKQGLEQVTGDTPPTATAPASALPAPGAAREPVPVRIEQDGDALTIISDVLGPAMAPVATAGMVLVLTIFMLLQREDLRDRLIRLAGSGDLSRTTEAMNDAGERVSRYLLMQCVVNVTYGLPIGVGLWLIGVPNPLLWGLLSTVLRFIPFLGPAIAAAFPILLSFAVDGGWTLPLLCIALFVAVELFSNNVVEPWLYGSATGLSSLAIIVAAVFWTTLWGPVGLLLATPLTVCLVVLGRHVPQLHFLEVMLGDRPVLPDEAKLYQRLLARDPIEAMEIAEEKMSKGGLVEAGHGLLIPTLSLAEQDRQRNRLNPEGRQAVAEGMVALLDEMMESSPPAAEDTPLVLCIGARNDLDEAAAALLGHMLRPRGLRADVIPCEKVSVRSIAALAPTGVSAVVLSYLNPSALSHARRLVRRLRLHFGPNVPILLCLWSAHPEADAPEHAISQTSADRVATSLTGAVTQLEEMGVLAAVEAEKAPQA; encoded by the coding sequence ATGGCCGAAGACACCGCCCGCCGGTTGCAGGCCCGCCCCATTCCGGTGCCGAAGGCCGCCCCGCCCGCCTCCACCCAGACGACGCTGCTGGTCATCGCGCTGGTGGTGGCGACCCTGTATCTGGGAAGCGACATCCTGGTCCCCATCGCTCTGGCGGTGCTGCTGACCTTCGTCCTGGCGCCCATCGTCAGCCGGCTGGAGCGGCTGCGACTGGGCCGGGTGCCTTCGGTGCTGGCGGTGGTGGTGCTGGTCTTCGCGGGGATCGCCGGTTTCGGCATGGTGGTCGGTGGGCAGATCGCCGACCTCGCCAACAACCTGCCGAGCTATCAGAAGAATGTGCATGACAAGCTGGACTCGCTGCGCTCCCGCGCCACGTCGGCGGGCAGCGGCGGGGTGGTCCAACAGGCGACCGAAGCCTTCCGCGACCTGAAACAGGGTCTGGAGCAGGTGACCGGCGACACCCCGCCCACTGCCACGGCTCCGGCCAGCGCCCTGCCCGCCCCCGGCGCCGCACGGGAACCGGTGCCGGTGCGGATCGAGCAGGACGGCGACGCCCTGACCATCATCAGCGACGTGCTGGGGCCGGCGATGGCGCCGGTCGCCACGGCGGGCATGGTGCTGGTCCTCACCATCTTCATGCTGCTGCAGCGCGAGGATCTGCGCGACCGGCTGATCCGGCTGGCCGGGTCCGGCGACCTCAGCCGCACGACGGAGGCGATGAACGACGCCGGCGAGCGGGTCAGCCGTTATCTGCTGATGCAGTGCGTGGTCAACGTCACCTACGGCCTGCCCATCGGGGTCGGGCTGTGGCTGATCGGCGTGCCCAACCCGTTGCTCTGGGGCCTGCTGTCGACGGTGCTGCGCTTCATCCCCTTCCTGGGGCCGGCGATCGCCGCGGCCTTCCCGATCCTGCTGTCCTTCGCGGTCGATGGGGGATGGACCCTGCCGCTGCTCTGCATCGCCCTGTTCGTGGCGGTGGAGCTGTTCTCCAACAACGTGGTGGAGCCCTGGCTCTACGGCTCGGCCACCGGCCTGTCGTCGCTGGCGATCATCGTGGCGGCGGTGTTCTGGACCACGCTGTGGGGACCGGTCGGCCTGCTGCTGGCGACGCCGCTGACCGTCTGCCTCGTCGTGCTGGGGCGGCATGTGCCGCAGCTTCACTTCCTGGAAGTGATGCTGGGCGACCGCCCGGTCCTGCCCGATGAGGCAAAGCTGTACCAGCGCCTGCTCGCCCGCGATCCCATCGAGGCCATGGAGATCGCCGAGGAGAAGATGAGCAAGGGCGGGCTGGTGGAGGCCGGGCACGGACTGCTCATCCCCACCCTGTCGCTGGCCGAGCAGGACCGCCAGCGCAACCGCCTGAACCCGGAAGGACGGCAGGCGGTGGCCGAGGGCATGGTGGCCTTGCTGGACGAGATGATGGAGTCCTCGCCGCCCGCCGCGGAGGACACGCCGCTGGTCCTGTGCATCGGCGCCCGCAACGACCTGGACGAGGCGGCGGCGGCGCTTCTCGGCCACATGCTGCGCCCGCGCGGGCTGCGCGCCGACGTGATCCCCTGCGAGAAGGTGTCCGTCCGCTCCATCGCCGCGCTGGCCCCGACCGGCGTGTCGGCGGTGGTGCTGTCCTACCTGAACCCGTCCGCCCTGTCGCACGCCCGGCGGCTGGTGCGCCGGTTGCGCCTGCATTTCGGCCCGAACGTGCCGATCCTGCTCTGCCTGTGGAGCGCCCACCCCGAGGCCGACGCGCCGGAGCACGCCATATCCCAGACCTCAGCCGACCGCGTCGCCACCAGCCTGACCGGCGCCGTCACCCAGTTGGAGGAGATGGGTGTGCTCGCCGCCGTCGAGGCGGAGAAGGCCCCTCAGGCGTGA
- a CDS encoding ACT domain-containing protein, translating to MAKALALGGDRRTFGDIPTVAEAVAADPARLPELVACLFDGDAGVRMRAADALERVSRGAARLLDAFAERLLTEAAAIEQAEVRWRLAAILPRLTLTGEQRERMVALLEGWFENRASRIVQSAALQAMVDLAADDPELRPVAADMLGRAMRSRIPSLAARAKRILKPFEVDRATLDAALLPETKPLTLSVLPDRLAVARLAPGDGMPGWLDWTDPLVSATRTGEELSILCRESRVPDGVTAERGWRAFKVEGPLDFSLFGVLARIAVPLAQARVPIFAMSTYDTDYVLVRDDDVERAADALKRVCTVVAPP from the coding sequence TTGGCGAAGGCCCTGGCGCTTGGTGGCGACCGGCGGACCTTCGGCGACATTCCGACGGTGGCAGAGGCCGTGGCCGCCGATCCCGCCCGTCTGCCGGAACTGGTCGCCTGCCTGTTCGACGGCGACGCCGGGGTGCGGATGCGCGCCGCCGACGCGCTGGAGCGGGTGTCGCGCGGCGCCGCCCGTCTGCTGGACGCCTTCGCCGAACGGCTGCTGACCGAGGCGGCGGCGATCGAGCAGGCCGAGGTGCGCTGGCGTCTGGCGGCGATCCTGCCGCGCCTGACCCTGACCGGGGAGCAGCGCGAGCGGATGGTCGCGCTTCTGGAAGGCTGGTTCGAGAATCGGGCCAGCCGGATCGTGCAGAGCGCCGCGCTTCAGGCCATGGTCGATCTGGCGGCGGACGATCCGGAGCTTCGCCCGGTCGCGGCGGACATGCTGGGTCGCGCCATGCGCTCGCGCATCCCGTCGCTGGCCGCACGGGCCAAACGCATCCTCAAGCCGTTCGAGGTGGACCGCGCCACGCTGGACGCCGCCCTGCTGCCGGAGACCAAGCCGCTGACCCTGTCGGTCCTGCCCGACCGGCTGGCGGTGGCGCGGCTGGCGCCGGGGGACGGGATGCCCGGCTGGCTCGACTGGACCGACCCGCTGGTCAGCGCCACCCGCACGGGGGAGGAGCTGTCCATCCTCTGCCGCGAATCCCGCGTGCCGGACGGCGTGACGGCGGAGCGCGGCTGGCGCGCCTTCAAGGTGGAGGGGCCGCTGGACTTCTCGCTGTTCGGCGTGCTGGCGCGCATCGCCGTGCCGCTGGCCCAGGCGCGGGTGCCGATCTTCGCCATGTCCACCTACGACACCGATTACGTGCTGGTGCGCGACGACGACGTGGAGCGCGCGGCCGATGCGCTTAAGCGCGTCTGCACCGTCGTGGCGCCCCCCTGA
- the mfd gene encoding transcription-repair coupling factor, with translation MPSFEQLQPGRSGRLLVGGAPAGHDARVLADLAKRAGSAGLLHVALDDTRAAQLAEALAFFAPSLEVQVFPAWDCLPYDRVSPNGGIVAKRIDTLTRLLARKADAPPLVVLTTVNAMVQKVPPRAAFRDAVFSAKLRDRIDLEKLQRYLAGNGYTRAQTVREPGEFAVRGGIVDLFPPGTDEPLRLDLFGDELEAVRSFDPMSQRTTDKRDGIDLKPMSEVFLDEAGIARFRSGYRELFGAVTDDDPLYEAISAGRKYGGMEHWLPLFHETMESLLAYMPKAILSLDHQATEARDSRIAQVVDFHASRESMIVIEKRTGSPVYKPVPVGMMFLDAQAWDDLFAAHAVAQLQPFGTPPGIKGTLDAGGRRGHDFAEERARPDVNVFEAVKDHIRALRADGRRVLVAGYSAGSRDRLMTVLGDHGIPGLEPAESVEDVRRFDRHVIGMIVLGMEHGFTSADMAVITEQDILGDRLVRPAAKKKRKAANFIAEYTALASGDLVVHMDHGIGRYDGLETLEVSGAPHDCLRLIYEGGDKLYVPVENIEVLTRYGSEDAHAQLDKLGGAGWQGRKARVKKRLKDMAEALLKIAAERMLKKADPVYTPEGVYQEFAARFPYPETDDQLKAIEEVFTDLGSGRPMDRLVCGDVGFGKTEVALRAAFLVAMSGQQVAVVVPTTLLARQHFKTFTTRFAGLPLRIVQLSRMVTAKEQTKVKQELTEGTADIVIGTHALLGKGVQFKQLGMVIVDEEQHFGVKQKERLKELRADVHVLTLTATPIPRTLQMALSGVRELSLIATPPVDRLAVRTFVLPYDPVVVREAILREHYRGGQTFYVCPRVEDLPKVAERVRELVPEVKIVTAHGQMPASELEEVMTAFDEGKFEVLLATNIIESGIDIPNANTLIVHRADMFGLAQLYQIRGRVGRSKVRGYAYLTYAPNKPLTGTAQQRLHVIETLDSLGAGFQLASHDMDIRGAGNLLGEEQSGHVKEVGVELYQHMLEEAVANARANMDGQVPSGAEDQPWTPQINLGTPVLIPEEYVPDLTVRLSLYRRIADLVDRAEIDGFAAELIDRFGKLPGEVENLLDVVTIKQLCRQAGVERVDAGPKGAVLTFRNNSYAEPAKLLTYISQQMSLMKLRPDHKLVYTREWADEAQRVRGVNRLMSDLAQMAGGGAVPKGEAPPPPPPPPPPRPSALKVGSKFGRNIPSRPFGRR, from the coding sequence TTGCCCAGCTTCGAACAGTTGCAGCCGGGACGCTCCGGCCGCCTTCTGGTCGGCGGCGCCCCCGCCGGCCATGACGCCCGCGTCCTCGCCGACCTCGCCAAGCGGGCGGGGAGTGCGGGACTTCTCCACGTCGCGCTCGACGACACCCGCGCCGCCCAGCTGGCGGAGGCGCTGGCCTTCTTCGCGCCGTCGCTGGAGGTGCAGGTCTTCCCGGCCTGGGACTGCCTGCCCTACGACCGCGTGTCGCCCAACGGCGGCATCGTGGCGAAGCGCATCGACACGCTGACCCGCCTGCTGGCGCGCAAGGCGGACGCGCCGCCGCTGGTCGTGCTGACCACCGTCAACGCCATGGTGCAGAAGGTGCCGCCCCGCGCCGCCTTCCGCGACGCGGTGTTCTCGGCGAAGCTGCGCGACCGGATCGACCTGGAGAAGCTGCAGCGCTATCTGGCCGGCAACGGCTACACCCGCGCCCAGACGGTGCGCGAGCCGGGCGAGTTCGCCGTCCGCGGCGGCATCGTCGACCTGTTCCCGCCGGGCACCGACGAGCCGCTGCGCCTCGACCTGTTCGGGGACGAGCTGGAGGCCGTGCGCAGCTTCGACCCCATGTCGCAGCGCACCACCGACAAGCGCGACGGCATCGACCTCAAGCCGATGTCGGAGGTCTTCCTGGACGAGGCGGGCATCGCCCGCTTCCGCTCCGGCTACCGGGAGCTGTTCGGCGCCGTCACCGACGACGACCCGCTCTACGAGGCGATCAGCGCCGGGCGCAAGTACGGCGGCATGGAGCACTGGCTGCCGCTGTTCCACGAGACGATGGAATCGCTGCTGGCCTACATGCCCAAGGCCATCCTGTCGCTGGACCATCAGGCGACGGAGGCGCGCGATTCGCGCATCGCGCAGGTGGTGGACTTCCACGCCTCCCGCGAGAGCATGATCGTCATCGAGAAGCGGACGGGCTCGCCGGTCTACAAGCCGGTGCCGGTCGGCATGATGTTCCTCGACGCCCAGGCCTGGGACGACCTGTTCGCCGCCCACGCGGTGGCGCAGCTCCAGCCCTTCGGCACGCCGCCGGGCATCAAGGGCACGCTGGACGCCGGCGGGCGCCGCGGCCACGACTTTGCCGAGGAGCGGGCGCGTCCCGACGTCAACGTCTTCGAGGCGGTGAAGGACCACATCCGGGCGCTGCGGGCCGACGGGCGGCGCGTGCTGGTGGCCGGCTATTCCGCGGGCTCCCGCGACCGTCTGATGACGGTGCTGGGCGACCACGGCATTCCGGGGCTGGAGCCGGCGGAGAGCGTCGAGGACGTCCGCCGCTTCGACCGTCACGTCATCGGCATGATCGTGCTGGGGATGGAACACGGCTTCACCTCCGCCGACATGGCCGTCATCACCGAGCAGGACATCCTCGGCGACCGCCTCGTCCGCCCGGCGGCGAAGAAGAAGCGCAAGGCCGCCAACTTCATCGCCGAATACACGGCGCTGGCCTCGGGCGACCTCGTGGTGCACATGGACCACGGCATCGGGCGCTACGACGGGCTGGAGACGCTGGAGGTGTCCGGGGCGCCGCACGACTGCCTGCGGCTGATCTACGAGGGCGGCGACAAGCTCTACGTCCCCGTCGAGAACATCGAAGTGCTGACCCGCTACGGGTCGGAGGACGCGCACGCGCAGCTCGACAAGCTGGGCGGGGCCGGCTGGCAGGGCCGCAAGGCCCGCGTCAAGAAGCGCCTGAAGGACATGGCCGAGGCGCTGCTGAAGATCGCCGCCGAGCGCATGCTGAAGAAGGCCGACCCGGTCTACACGCCGGAGGGCGTCTATCAGGAGTTCGCCGCCCGCTTCCCCTATCCGGAGACGGACGACCAGTTGAAGGCCATCGAGGAGGTCTTCACCGATCTCGGCTCGGGCCGTCCGATGGACCGTCTGGTCTGCGGCGACGTCGGCTTCGGCAAGACGGAGGTGGCGCTGCGCGCCGCCTTCCTCGTCGCCATGAGCGGCCAGCAGGTCGCCGTGGTGGTGCCGACCACGCTTCTGGCGCGCCAGCATTTCAAGACCTTTACCACCCGCTTCGCCGGGCTGCCGCTGCGCATCGTTCAGCTTTCCCGCATGGTCACCGCCAAGGAGCAGACCAAGGTCAAGCAGGAGCTGACGGAGGGCACCGCCGACATCGTGATCGGCACCCACGCGCTGCTCGGCAAGGGCGTGCAGTTCAAGCAGCTCGGCATGGTCATCGTGGACGAGGAGCAGCATTTCGGCGTGAAGCAGAAGGAGCGACTGAAGGAGCTGCGCGCCGACGTGCACGTCCTGACGCTGACCGCCACGCCGATCCCGCGCACGCTCCAGATGGCGCTGTCCGGCGTGCGCGAGCTGTCGCTGATCGCCACCCCGCCGGTGGACCGTCTGGCGGTGCGCACCTTCGTGCTGCCCTACGACCCGGTGGTGGTCCGCGAGGCCATCCTGCGCGAGCATTACCGGGGCGGCCAGACCTTCTATGTCTGCCCCCGCGTCGAGGACCTGCCCAAGGTCGCCGAGCGGGTGCGCGAGTTGGTGCCCGAGGTCAAGATCGTCACCGCCCACGGCCAGATGCCGGCCAGCGAGCTGGAAGAGGTGATGACCGCCTTCGACGAGGGCAAGTTCGAGGTGCTGCTCGCCACCAACATCATCGAGAGCGGCATCGACATCCCCAACGCCAACACGCTGATCGTGCACCGGGCGGACATGTTCGGCTTGGCCCAGCTCTACCAGATCCGCGGGCGCGTCGGCCGGTCGAAGGTGCGCGGCTACGCCTACCTCACCTACGCGCCGAACAAGCCGCTGACCGGCACGGCGCAGCAGCGGCTGCACGTCATCGAGACGCTGGACAGCCTGGGCGCCGGCTTCCAGCTGGCCAGCCACGACATGGACATCCGCGGCGCCGGCAACCTGCTGGGCGAGGAGCAGTCGGGCCACGTCAAGGAGGTCGGCGTCGAGCTGTACCAGCACATGCTGGAGGAGGCCGTCGCCAACGCCCGCGCCAACATGGACGGGCAGGTGCCGAGCGGGGCGGAGGACCAGCCCTGGACCCCGCAGATCAACCTGGGCACGCCGGTGCTGATCCCGGAGGAGTATGTCCCCGACCTGACGGTGCGCCTGTCGCTCTACCGCCGCATCGCCGATCTGGTGGACCGGGCGGAGATCGACGGCTTCGCGGCGGAGCTGATCGACCGCTTCGGCAAGCTGCCGGGCGAGGTGGAGAACCTGCTGGACGTCGTCACCATCAAGCAGCTCTGCCGTCAGGCGGGGGTGGAGCGGGTGGACGCCGGGCCGAAGGGCGCCGTGCTGACCTTCCGCAACAACAGCTACGCCGAGCCGGCCAAGCTGCTGACCTACATCAGCCAGCAGATGAGCCTGATGAAGCTGCGCCCCGACCACAAGCTGGTCTACACCCGCGAATGGGCCGACGAGGCCCAGCGGGTGCGCGGCGTCAACCGGCTGATGAGCGATCTGGCGCAGATGGCCGGCGGCGGCGCCGTGCCGAAGGGTGAGGCGCCACCGCCCCCGCCACCCCCGCCGCCGCCGCGCCCCAGCGCGCTGAAGGTCGGGTCCAAGTTCGGGCGGAACATCCCCTCGCGTCCCTTCGGGCGGCGCTGA
- a CDS encoding succinate dehydrogenase assembly factor 2, whose protein sequence is MSDENTLSESGESLENRRKRLRFRSWHRGMREMDLLIGSFADAHVPAFDHAQLDRYEALLELSDPDLYNWYAGREPLPAEHDTDVMQLLTKFRYTPRQGS, encoded by the coding sequence ATGAGCGACGAGAACACCCTGTCCGAGAGCGGCGAATCCCTGGAAAACCGGCGCAAGCGGCTGCGCTTCCGGTCGTGGCACCGTGGCATGCGCGAGATGGACCTGCTGATCGGCAGCTTCGCCGATGCCCATGTCCCGGCCTTCGACCACGCGCAGCTCGACCGTTACGAGGCGCTGCTCGAACTCAGCGACCCCGACCTCTACAACTGGTACGCCGGGCGCGAGCCGCTGCCCGCCGAGCATGACACCGACGTCATGCAGCTGTTGACCAAGTTCCGCTACACGCCCCGTCAGGGGTCCTGA
- a CDS encoding crotonase/enoyl-CoA hydratase family protein, with amino-acid sequence MSHTDSVNPILCVTAGDIATLTLNRPAKLNAISTALAAAMLDTLDALEADAAVRAIIVTGAGERAFSAGADIAEFTPAVRRGPEAAVRAFRPGQTLCARIESFPKPIIAAVNGICYGGGCEILEAAHLAVASERASFSKAEIKLGMMPTFGGTQRLPRNAGRKRALEWLLTGDAFPPATALAVGLVNQVVPHDALLPAAFELAGRIVRHSPAAVSGILGAVTRGLNMTIGEGLAVETERFARLAPGPDLRDGLEAWLAR; translated from the coding sequence ATGTCCCACACCGATTCCGTCAATCCCATCCTGTGCGTCACTGCTGGGGACATCGCCACCCTCACATTGAACCGCCCCGCCAAGCTGAACGCCATCAGCACGGCGCTGGCCGCCGCCATGCTCGACACGCTGGACGCGCTGGAGGCCGACGCGGCGGTACGCGCCATCATCGTCACCGGCGCTGGGGAGCGCGCCTTCTCCGCCGGGGCGGACATCGCGGAGTTCACCCCGGCCGTCCGGCGGGGGCCGGAGGCGGCGGTGCGCGCCTTCCGGCCCGGCCAGACGCTGTGCGCGCGGATCGAGTCCTTTCCCAAGCCCATCATCGCCGCGGTAAACGGCATCTGCTACGGCGGCGGCTGCGAGATTCTGGAGGCGGCACACCTCGCCGTCGCCAGTGAGCGGGCGAGTTTCTCCAAGGCGGAAATCAAGCTCGGCATGATGCCGACCTTCGGCGGGACGCAGCGGCTTCCCCGCAACGCCGGGCGCAAGCGGGCGCTGGAATGGCTGCTGACCGGCGACGCCTTCCCGCCCGCGACGGCGCTGGCGGTCGGGCTGGTCAATCAGGTGGTGCCCCACGACGCGCTGCTGCCCGCGGCCTTCGAACTGGCCGGGCGGATCGTCCGGCACTCCCCGGCGGCGGTGTCCGGCATCCTCGGGGCGGTTACCCGCGGACTGAACATGACCATCGGCGAAGGGCTGGCGGTGGAGACCGAGCGCTTCGCCCGGCTGGCCCCCGGCCCCGACCTGCGCGACGGGCTGGAGGCGTGGCTGGCGCGCTGA
- the egtB gene encoding ergothioneine biosynthesis protein EgtB: protein MPDTHLATHAQPSGDALRQALSTRFQKIRARTAELAAPLSPEDLMVQSVADGAPAKWHLAHTTWLFETTVLVPCNPGYRPFDPAFLTLFAARDDRFGSHQLPSPTLRLLSRPNAAEVMRYRDHVNAAVLHLLNQADEADLPEIADRVIVGITHERRHQERLLTHIKHAFWSNPLRPAYDQPPQSVPAPPQPERWIEHEGGIVEIGRTEAGAGFDHEGPRHRVHLEPFRLAALPVSCGAFRDFIEDGGYGKRSLWLADGWEAVQTEGWQAPLYWEWRDGAWQIFTLYGMRALDPAEPVCHVSWFEADAFARWAGKRLPEEAEWEALASRCDSMGNLLGTGNRHPRPSTCHGDGPWQLFGDVWEWTRSPFTPYPGYRLPDGVDEAVHGRFMINRMVLRGGSCVTPFDHANPTTRHYLRPESRLSFTGLRLAEDS, encoded by the coding sequence GTGCCCGACACCCATCTCGCCACGCACGCCCAGCCGTCCGGCGACGCCCTTCGCCAAGCTCTTTCCACCCGTTTCCAGAAGATCCGTGCCCGCACCGCCGAACTCGCCGCCCCTCTGTCGCCCGAGGACCTGATGGTCCAGTCGGTGGCCGACGGCGCCCCGGCCAAATGGCACCTCGCCCACACGACGTGGCTGTTCGAAACCACCGTCCTGGTGCCCTGCAACCCCGGTTACCGGCCCTTCGACCCGGCCTTTCTGACGCTGTTCGCGGCGCGCGACGACCGGTTCGGCAGCCACCAGCTTCCCTCCCCCACCCTGCGCCTGCTCTCCCGGCCCAACGCGGCGGAGGTGATGCGCTACCGCGACCATGTGAACGCCGCGGTGCTGCACCTGCTGAATCAGGCCGACGAGGCGGACCTGCCGGAGATCGCCGACCGCGTGATCGTCGGCATCACGCACGAGCGGCGCCACCAGGAACGGCTGCTGACCCATATCAAGCATGCCTTCTGGAGCAACCCGCTGCGCCCCGCCTACGACCAGCCGCCGCAGAGCGTGCCGGCCCCGCCGCAGCCGGAACGCTGGATCGAGCATGAAGGCGGCATCGTCGAGATCGGACGGACGGAGGCCGGAGCCGGCTTCGACCATGAAGGGCCACGCCACCGCGTCCATCTGGAGCCCTTCCGCCTTGCCGCCCTGCCGGTGTCCTGCGGCGCCTTCCGCGACTTCATCGAGGATGGCGGTTATGGCAAGCGCTCGCTCTGGCTCGCCGACGGCTGGGAGGCGGTGCAGACCGAGGGTTGGCAGGCCCCGCTCTATTGGGAATGGCGCGACGGCGCGTGGCAGATCTTCACCCTCTACGGCATGCGTGCGCTCGATCCCGCCGAACCGGTCTGCCATGTCAGCTGGTTCGAGGCCGACGCCTTTGCCCGCTGGGCCGGCAAGCGCCTGCCCGAGGAAGCCGAGTGGGAGGCCCTGGCGTCCCGCTGCGACAGCATGGGCAATCTGCTGGGCACCGGCAATCGCCACCCGCGCCCCAGCACCTGCCACGGCGATGGCCCCTGGCAATTGTTCGGCGACGTCTGGGAATGGACGCGCAGCCCCTTCACTCCTTACCCCGGCTACCGCCTGCCGGACGGGGTGGATGAGGCCGTCCATGGCCGCTTCATGATCAACCGCATGGTGCTGCGGGGCGGCAGCTGCGTCACCCCCTTCGACCACGCCAACCCGACGACCCGGCATTACCTGCGACCGGAATCCCGCCTGTCCTTCACCGGCCTGCGGCTGGCCGAGGATAGCTGA
- a CDS encoding (2Fe-2S) ferredoxin domain-containing protein — protein MSLDLPQVYRHHVFCCSQQRPPGHPRGSCAAKNAHPLWEQLGQRIQAKGLLDIGMAWTGCLGFCSAGPLMVVYPEGLWYRPETPADIDEIVDSHLVNNRPVERLVMVLTR, from the coding sequence ATGTCCCTCGACCTGCCGCAAGTGTACCGCCACCACGTCTTTTGTTGCTCCCAGCAGCGCCCGCCCGGCCATCCGCGCGGAAGCTGTGCGGCAAAGAACGCCCACCCGCTGTGGGAGCAGCTCGGCCAGCGCATCCAGGCCAAGGGGCTGCTGGACATCGGCATGGCCTGGACCGGTTGTCTCGGCTTCTGCTCTGCCGGGCCGCTGATGGTGGTCTATCCGGAGGGCCTATGGTACCGCCCGGAAACGCCGGCCGACATCGACGAGATCGTCGACTCGCACCTCGTCAACAACAGGCCGGTCGAACGGCTGGTGATGGTGCTGACCCGCTGA